One Pyrofollis japonicus DNA window includes the following coding sequences:
- a CDS encoding bifunctional nuclease family protein, whose product MPPPKGTDILLEARNVSAMITPSMPNIPIIVLELEDGREFTLYNVPFEIVEALNKIERQKDEPSMPGLRETIFDVLIDMKGFFEELGKRLEYVVIDEIDYNTYLYTAKASFNLGGIYMMRRMVPSHAIFLARLFEKPIYVSKRLVDEQESFEEEEH is encoded by the coding sequence ATGCCTCCACCTAAAGGCACCGACATACTACTTGAAGCGCGCAACGTCAGCGCCATGATAACGCCGAGCATGCCAAACATACCAATAATAGTTCTTGAGCTAGAAGATGGCAGAGAGTTCACGCTGTACAACGTACCCTTCGAAATAGTTGAGGCACTGAATAAAATCGAGAGGCAAAAGGACGAACCAAGTATGCCTGGGCTAAGAGAAACTATATTCGATGTATTAATAGATATGAAGGGCTTCTTCGAGGAGCTCGGAAAAAGACTTGAATACGTAGTAATAGACGAGATAGATTACAATACTTATCTATATACCGCCAAGGCAAGCTTCAACCTAGGCGGAATATATATGATGAGGCGCATGGTGCCAAGCCATGCAATATTTCTTGCACGCTTATTCGAAAAACCAATCTACGTATCAAAACGACTTGTTGACGAACAAGAATCATTTGAGGAGGAGGAACACTAA
- a CDS encoding 30S ribosomal protein S12, with amino-acid sequence MAGKKSPNGFFAARKLKRKRLKFRWSQREFKIRMLGLKRKYDPLEGAPMARGIVLEKVGVEARQPNSAVRKCVRVQLVKNGRVVTAFVPGDGGLLVVDEHDEVLIEGIGGPRGRSMGDIPGVRYKVVTVNGVSLKAILEGKKQKPQR; translated from the coding sequence GTGGCTGGTAAGAAGTCGCCAAATGGGTTCTTCGCTGCAAGGAAGCTTAAGCGTAAGAGACTTAAGTTCCGTTGGAGCCAGAGAGAGTTTAAGATAAGAATGCTTGGTCTTAAGAGAAAGTATGATCCTCTCGAAGGCGCGCCAATGGCCCGCGGCATTGTCCTAGAGAAAGTCGGTGTTGAGGCGCGTCAGCCAAACTCTGCTGTACGTAAGTGTGTCCGAGTACAGCTCGTCAAGAATGGGCGTGTAGTTACAGCATTCGTTCCCGGAGACGGAGGGCTACTTGTAGTAGACGAACATGATGAGGTACTAATAGAGGGTATTGGTGGGCCAAGAGGCCGGTCTATGGGTGACATACCTGGCGTACGCTACAAGGTCGTAACAGTTAATGGTGTATCACTTAAGGCTATACTTGAAGGTAAGAAGCAGAAGCCGCAGAGATAA
- a CDS encoding NusA-like transcription termination signal-binding factor, translating to MTDIKLTAEEMRYMALLQDLTGAIARDCIVDDENNRVIFIVRPGDAGKAIGRRGSNINRLRRLLGKEIEIIEYADDLEGLVKNIFAPARVLGIRLVNRNGRKVLYVIVDPADKGKAIGRGGKKVAIARLVLKRYHDIDDVKIR from the coding sequence TTGACCGATATAAAATTAACAGCTGAAGAAATGAGATATATGGCCCTATTGCAAGACCTTACCGGTGCAATCGCTCGTGACTGTATTGTTGACGATGAGAACAACCGTGTTATATTCATAGTGAGGCCTGGTGATGCAGGAAAAGCTATTGGGCGAAGGGGCTCCAATATTAACAGACTTAGAAGGCTTCTTGGGAAGGAAATCGAGATAATAGAGTATGCTGATGATCTGGAGGGGCTTGTAAAGAACATATTCGCGCCTGCAAGAGTTCTCGGTATAAGGCTTGTTAACAGAAATGGCAGAAAGGTGCTCTACGTTATAGTTGACCCTGCGGATAAGGGTAAGGCAATAGGGCGCGGAGGCAAGAAGGTCGCTATAGCGCGTCTAGTGCTCAAGAGGTACCACGATATCGATGATGTTAAGATAAGATAG
- a CDS encoding 50S ribosomal protein L30e: MSTVQVGDIEKELVNALKTGKVILGSRKTLRLVKLGKAKAVIVAENAPPEIRDDIVYYAKLGNIPVYIYPGTSLELGAVCGKPFTVASLAILDPGNSRIIELIESAQSQSA; encoded by the coding sequence ATGAGCACAGTCCAGGTCGGCGACATAGAAAAAGAACTCGTTAATGCTCTGAAGACAGGAAAAGTAATACTTGGTTCGAGAAAGACTCTACGGCTCGTGAAGCTTGGAAAGGCTAAAGCCGTTATAGTCGCTGAGAATGCTCCTCCTGAAATAAGAGACGATATAGTATACTATGCAAAGCTCGGCAATATACCAGTATATATCTATCCGGGTACAAGCTTAGAGCTTGGAGCAGTCTGTGGTAAGCCGTTTACAGTGGCTAGTCTAGCTATCCTTGACCCGGGTAACTCTAGAATAATTGAGCTAATTGAGTCTGCACAGTCACAGTCGGCCTAA